In Pyrus communis chromosome 15, drPyrComm1.1, whole genome shotgun sequence, the genomic stretch tgtaattcataagtaattggtaagcTTACATATGATTGTTAAGGTGGCGGTGGAACTCTAGTgcttaaattgattttcaaaactattttattttgttttctttactttgttgatttctttaattattttattaaattcgtttttaatagtTTAAGTCACGAAATCATctttttccaaactttgtttttaaataattaattaagatttggttttaacataaattatttatttaactcTTGTGGAGAACGACTTTCCTTGAGCTGTTATATTACGATTACGTTGTGCTCTTGTGTATTTTAAGTGGTTTTATCCCTatttttgcaggtggtaaaaatttcatcaaaaaattGGCCCCATTGCAATAGGTTGCTTTAAATAATTTGACTCACTAagtcaaaaaattgatcatattaGAGAAACCAAATCTTCTCCTTAAGAATGGGACAGTATGGAATAGGGTTAGACTTAATCTCGATCTTGGTATGGCTACACTGCCATCATGACATCATGTGTCAATGATGCAAAGATATTTGTAAGTTTTTATTCATGTAATGTTGTATCATTAGCATAGACATCTATGATGAAAGTGTACATATGTCATATAAGTCACTCTTCACCGAGTGAGacctaaagttttttttttggttcaaacCTCCTAAAGTTTATGGTAAGCACAAAAAGAAAGATCATGAGATTGAACATGATTCAACAAACTAGACCAAGAGATTGTTCCAACTAGGCCCGTGATTCTTTCACTCTTGTAATTGTTCCAACTAGGCCCATGATTACACACCTCATTCTGTACAACTAATGTAGTGGCTTGTCAGAGTTTCTCATGCCTAAAATTGGAAGTGGGTCTGCTAACTTTCTCGTTGGCGTTAGGGGATGACTCATCTCTTCTTCCCAACTTATGATTAAAGTCTTCAATTATATTTGTGGAACTAGTTTCCCCTTGTTGTACCTGTGATCAAGTCACTGGGTTTTAATCTCTCAGAGCCATGGCTATCGATGAGGAAGAAATGGAATGTCTCAATGTTACCTTCGAGGATAGTCTAGATCTTGAGGAACGATTGGAGAACAATATACACTTGGTGGGATGCTTAATCACAAATAACGAATCGTCGGAACATATGGTCAAGGAAGTTCTTCATAACGCTTAGAATAAGATGGGAAATGTCAAGATCTTAAAAGCCAAGCCTAATATCATTGCCATCACCGTAAGGGAAGAAGCTATTACAAGACGCCTCCTTGAAGGAAACCCTTGGTTCATTAAAGATTATACATTCTCTGTTAAATTATGGCCATCCTACCACTCTCTGGATGACATCGAGGTTAATAGGGCTATCTTCTGGATCCGAGCTCATGGAGTTCTTAGACATTTCTGCACTTTGAAGAATGCTAGGTGCATCGGTGAGAGATTGGGAGATGTCCTGGAAGTTGAGAATCCTCTGGAGTCTGGTTTTAGGGGTTTTCTTCGCCTCAAAGTGGATTTTGATGCCTCTAAACCCCTTATTACTCAATTGAAGATTTAGTGCCCAAAGGAAGGTCATTAGTCCATTCACTTCAAATATGAGGGGCTTCGCATCTTCTACTACCACTGCAGCTGACTGGAGCATGCCAGCAACTACATAACCCCAGCGCCTCCACTCCTTTCGGGTGGTTACAGATTCCCAATGGAACTAAGAATTGCCCCGTTGTCCAAGGCCCCCCCTTCCTCTTCCCATCCTTAAAAAGGTCCCAAATGGTGTCGAGAAAGGATGATCAGCATTGGAGAAATAAGTGAACCATCGAATGAAGTTTTTTTGGCTTACCGACGAAAGATTTGGAGGCTCCGACGAATGATGCCACCAGTCAGAAAAAAGACAACCATCGAGGTGCTGGCACCTCTGACGCTGTCATAAGGGACAAACTAGCCTCTAATACTAAAGACAATCAATCTGCTATCATAAGGGACATTGAGCAGACTGGCCCATTTGTTGTGTCTCCCCCCGATACTAGTAACTTACCACCTTGCGTCCCTTAGGTGGTTACATATAGGCCCATAACTAACTATCCGACTTAGATCATACTTGGCACTCTGATAGCTATGGTAACCATTTCACAAATGGAACCTTGACTATAGCGGTTAATGACCTTTCCCTTTTTGAAAACTGGTATGACCCACATCGTTTTCCTTATTGGGCTTTGAAGAATACTAAGAGGCTGCTCTTGGGCTTTGATGATATTTGGGCCAACCCAACACAGCTTTCACTTAAGGATTATTCTTCTCATGGCGAATTGGACCTTGCGCTAACAGAGCCAACTGCTAGTTCGACCACAAAAGGGTACCCAACTCAATCTCATCCTACATACTCGAGGACTAAACGTGTAATTTCTGCAAAGAAACCAAAGATTCCCCAATTCAGTCGTCCCCTCTATCTCTCCAATCTCAGCCGTAATCCGAAAGCTGGATGTTGAAAAGGCCGCGGAAAAAACCTCTATAAAATAAGACGACTAATTTAGACACCGCGTGACCTAGGGGACAGCAATAGGTTACACGAGGTCATTGTTAGCTCGTCAAAGGACCTGGAAGACGCGGAAAAAGATGGGTAAATTGGTCGGAAAAGGAAATTTTCTCCTGTTATATCGATGGTGGCTGACGTTGGTCAGTCCTGCCAGAAGCCATGAAAACCTTATTTTGAAATTGTCGGGGGCTTGGGAATTGTCGGAAAGTTCAAGCCCTGCAGATCATTCTAAGGCAGCAAGATCCCACTTTAGTTTTCTTGTCAGAGGCTAAATGTCAACAAGGATCTCTAAGGTTACCGAAAGTTCAACTAGGTTTCAACAAGTTTTGTGGAGTCAACTCTAGATGTTAATCTGGTGGCTCTGCCCTATTCTGGAAAGAGGAGACAAATATTCGGATTTTGAGCTCGTCGAATTTTCATATTGATGTACAGATCAGTGGTGTGGGCGATGCGTTCCATTGGAGGTTCACCAGTTTTTACAGGCATCCTATTACTGAGCAAATGACCCTTTCTTGGAACCTGCTTAGGCAATTAGCACAATGTCCATCACTACCATGGGTTGTTGGGGTGATTTCAACGAATTGTTGCACATTCATGAAAAATTAGGAGGTCCGATTaagccaatcaaacaaatcttaaAGTTTCAAGAGGCAATCAACAACTGCAATCTTAAAGATTTAGGCTATGTGGGTAATCCATTCACCTGGATCACTATTCGGCATGGTGGTATCAAGGAGAAGCTCGACAGGGACTTTGCCAACTCAAGGTAGAACAACCTTTTCCCCAAGCATTTTGTGCAACACCTTGAGCCGAGCAAGTCTGAACACTCCCTAATTATTCTTCATTATGAGGGTTTATCTCCCCCTAGGGTTCGAAAACGTCTACCATTCCATTTTGAGGAATTTTGGACCATGCATGATGGTATTTTCGATGTTGTCAAAGAGGTGTGGGAGCAGTCTGTTGTGGGCGTACCTATGTTCCAAGTAGTTCAAAAGATCAAGGCATATAGGGTCACATTAACCAAGTGGAGCAACAATGaattcaacaaaagaaaatgggaaATTGCACAAGTTCGCTCTAAATTGGGCTTTATCTTAGCTCAACCCCTAACGGAGGAATCCATTGCTAAAAAGTCGTCTCTAATGCAGCGCCTGGATGCCTTACTCAGTGACGAAGAAAGCTTCTGGTGCCAACGATCTCGTATCTAATGGGTTAAGGAAGGTGACTGAAATACCAAATTCTTCCATCAAAGAGCTTGTATTCGTAAAGCAAAAAACCACATCTCTGATCTTAGAGATGAGTTAGGCAGATGGAGAGAATCCGAGGCAGAGATTGAAGCGATTGTTCTTGATTATTTCAGCGACATGTTCAAATCCTCTGGCCCTGGAAACACTACTGATGTTTTAGACTCCCTGGAGAGTAGGGTATCTACTGAAATGGGGGTGCAACTTGATCACCTTATATCTGATGAAGAAATCAAGAACGCTTTCTTCCACATGCAACCTTCCAAAGCTCCAGGTCTAGATGGGATTACTCATCTCTTCTTCCAAAACTTTTGGGGGATCGTTGGAATGGATATAGTTGTGGCTATTCAATCATTTTCTCTTCTAGGATGATCCTAAAGCAAATCAACTTCACTCACATTTGCTTAATCCCAAAGGTGAAGAAACCTCAAGAAATGACTCAACTGCGACCGATAAACCTCTGCAATGCTATTTTTAAGGCGATATCTAAGATTATGGCAAACAGATTAAAGGTCTTTATGCCTTCCATTATTTCACAGAACCAGTCAGCATTTATTCCCGGGCGTTAAATATCAGATAATTCCCTCATCGCCTCTGAGATGGCCaatttcttattaaaaaaaaagaaggtgtAGAAATGGCTTCTTATCTCTGAAATTAGATATGACCAAAGCCTACGATAGAATTAAATGGAGTAATTTGCGCTTGGTATTAGGCAAGCTCGGCTTTTCTCAAAATTGGATCAACTTAGTGATGACCACGGTTTCTACTGTGAAATACTCGTTTTTGGTAAATGGATCCGTTTGCGGCTATGTATATCCTTCCAGAGGTCTTCGCCAAGGCGATCCGCTATTACCCTATTTATTCCTACTTTGTGCTGATTTGGATTTATCAAGGAGCGATTATGGAAAATACTCCAAAGTTGGAAGGGGAAATTACTTATTGCAGCTGGCAAGGAGCTATTTGTGAAAGCAGTTGCGCAAGCCATACCTTCCTATCTTATGAGCTGCTTCCTCTTGCCTAAATTTCTATGCGACGAGCTAAACCAAATGATTGCCTCTTTCTGGTGGAATAACAGTGACGAGGATCGCAGAATTCACTAGCTATCTTGGGATAAACTGTGCTTACCCAAAAGTGAGGGCGATTTAGGTCTTCGTCATTTCTATGTTTTTAacttgggtaaagtacaaaaaactacctcaactattggggtcacgacagtttcatacctcatcttttaaaattgacaatgtcataccgcatcttacgaaattgtgacaatgtcatacctccgtcaatttttctgtttgtttttctgttaaatgctgacgtggcaagagacggggaccactttctattaaaaaattaataaaatattattaaaaactaaaaataatatttaatattttttaaatataaaaataataaataaaagtaaaattaaaaaaaaaaagggtaaagtacaaaaaactacctcaattattggggtcacgacagtttcataccttaaCTTTtgaaattgacaatgtcataccgcatcttacgaatttgtgacaatgttatacctccgtcaatttttctgttagtttttttgttaagtactgacgtggcttgattcgggacatactttctattaaaaaattattaaaaactaaaaaacaattatttaatattttttaaatattaaaataataataaaaagcagagaaaaaaaaaaccatcagttcgtccctcccctccccctcccctctcttctccccatcttcattttcttccccccacctacaaacccaaaaaaataaaaaaaataaaaaaaatttgaaaacccaacaaccccctgcggaagaacaagaaggagaaggaggaggaggaggaggaagaagaagaagaagaagaggaaaaaaaggaggaaggaaaaaaaaaattccccctTGTCggcgtggaagaagaagaaggaagaaggagaaggaggaagaagaagaagaagaggaagaaaaggaggagaggaaggaaaaataaaaaaatatgtgaaaacccatcaacaccccctgcggaaaaagaaaaaggagaaggagaatgaggaagaagaagaggaaaaaaacagaggaaggaaatttttttgtttttttttttttttaaaccatcaactcccctccggaagaagaagaagaagaagaagaagaggaaaaaaaaaagggaaaaaaaaaattttgaaaacccatcaaaccccaaatccaccactttcatcagttctccacatcctcttccgcacccatcctccaccttctctgcTCACCCATCTTCCCGTCGACGGGATctggggaatttttttttttctgggttgcaggagggaaaagagtgtgggtgtgggtgtggggggaagacaaattcgtaagatgcgatatgacattgtcaattttaaaagatgaggtatgaaactatcgtgaccccaatagttgaggtagttttttgtactttacctttttttttttaattttactcttatttattatcttaatatttaaaaaatattaaatatttgttttagtttttaataatattttattaattttttaatagaaagtggttcccatctcttgccacgtcagcatttaacagaaaaactaacagaaaaattgacggaggtatgacattgtcacaaattcgtaagatgcggtatgacattgtcgtgaccccaataattgaggtagttttttgtactttacccttttaaCTTAGCATTACTAGCCAAACAAGCTTGGAGAATTATGAACAACCCTTAATCACTCCTGGCACGGGTTCTAAAAGCCAAGTACctctcatcttcttcattcttggAGGTACTGGTCAATGCCATCTATTCTTATTGTTGGAGAAGCCTTTCTGCTTCCAGGGTTGTCATAAATCGAGGTACACGATGGCAAATCGTAATGGTATAAACGTAAAAATCTAGGGAAATCCGTGGATCGGCCTCTCATCATCCTTTCGTATCTTCACCCCTAAGCCAGATGACTACCCGTTGAATTTAGTTGGAGAAATGATCGACTGGGATATAAGAGTCAGGAAGAGGGACACTCTTGAATCATTATTTTGCGAGGACGAGATAAATCCCATTAGGTCTATTCCTATCAGCATCCGTGATCCTCCAGATTGGCTGATTTGGCATTACGATCCTAAAGGGTGTTTCTGGGTCAAATCCACATACCATGTTGCCTATAAATGGTTAACTCCTGTCAACAGAAGTGCATCATCTTCATCAGCAGGGAACTCAAATTCTAACCTTTAGGACAAAGTTTGGAAGGCCAATGTTCCACCTAAAGTTTGAGTTACATTTTGGCATCTCTGTAACAACATCATCCCCACCAAATGTAAACTGGCAAAGAAGCATATAACGACAGATCTATTGTGCGTTCTATGTAACTTCCATGGGGAATCCACATATCATATCCTCAAGGAGTGTCACTTTGCTAGATGCATTTGGCTCTACACCGATTGCTTGTCTTCCTAGAGGTTCTGGATCCTCATCTGTTATTGATTAGGTGTCGGAGGTGACAGATTCACTCCCTCCTAATTTATTTGAAATCTTCATGATCAATTGCTGGGCCATTTAGGGATGTCGGAACTCAAACTTGTGGGAAGATAAATGCGATACCCCTGATATCGTTGCCTCAAAGGCAATAGCCTGGTGGCATGAGTTCAGGCGTATTCATTCTTCTGTGGTCACGGCCAACAACACCCCTAGAAAGTCCTGTCAAATGGAGGATGCCTCCCTCTGGCCGCCTAAAAATCAACTTCAACGGGGCTTGGTGCAGGGACTCTCAGGTGGGAGGCTTGGGCGTTGTTGTTAGAGACGACAAGGGGTTTTTTGTTGCAGCGGCTTGCATGAATTTCCAGGACATCCTTTCTCCCTTACAGGCAGAAGCTATGGCGGAAAGGGCTTGTTCATCTTGGGCGGACTCGAGGGGTTTCAGAAATTTCTTTTTGGAAGGAGACTCTCTTCAGATTGAAATGGCTCTTCGTGATGCCTCCACTAACACGTCATCAATTGGGCAGTTGGTAGAAGACACGAAGAGCATCCTCGGCGCAATCACTGAAGAATTATGCACCCATGTCCGTCGCCAAGCTAACACGGTCGCAAATAGACTAGCTAGGTTCAGTTTAAATGTTGGCAGCCAATGTGAGTGGTCTGATCAACCTCCTAGCTTTATCATTGACCTCCTTATTGAGGATACTATGTAATGGTCCATGACCTCTGGTGGAGACTTATTCGGTCTTTTCCCGAATGAATACAACACTAttgttttatcaaaaaaaaaaaaaatctaggccCATGATTCTTTCACTCTTGTAATTCTTATCCAGTGTTGGGTCCTCTAGGTTGAGCAAGCCCAAGTACGAGATCCGCCCCTCAGTTTTCGTATCAAACACAAGTCGGTAGCGTAGTTGCATATTAACCGGGGAAGCTTTTGTCCACTATGTACACTTCGAATCTTATAGCTATATTTAATAGTTTACTGAACTTGGAAGTTAAATCTTTTGAAAAGCGGTGCCTCTCGTTTGGAAGTAAAGAAGTTTATAGTTTTAAATAATATGCTACTCATTTTAGATATTAAGTTCGAATCCTCCTTTTCCGTATTTTAAATTAGATTAAGTGtcgaagatcaaatgattaaaaagaaaaaaagagtgaaTAGTCTCTTCGAACAGAGATTGTTCACATGGAATAGGCCTTGACGTGGAAAAAAAGTAGAAACGGTGGTAGGGAACCTTAATAAGCTTGCAGGAAAGGATTAGGGAAGGAATCGGATTAGCTAGCATTGCCAACAAGCATCCCATGAATTGCTACTGCTTTGGTTTACTATTACTTTCTCCATACTTATTCTTCACCACCTTCGTCCTTTATATGTGCATATTGTCATGCTTTCTTAGCGCAATTAATTCATGTAATTTCATCTACCCCATGACCTTTAAAGTTAGAAAGAACGAATCCAAAGATCGAAAGAGGAAGTAAGAAAAATGGCAAAACCTTTCAATCGATTAATGTTACCGCTTTTATCGGTTTTTATGGTTCTTTCAGGTATTATATCTTGATCATATCAATTTTTCTAGTTTATATCTTGATCATATCAATTTTTCTAGTTTATGTTTCTTTCACAATTTGTATGGATAATGACATTGATTAGATGTAGTTCTGTTCTTTTGTAAACATGCTCGAATCCTACAATATATGATATTGAAATTCGAAATTTAATCTGTCACATCCTTGGAGTTTTAACAACCCGCTTTGTTAATTTGGGCACCAACATTACATGTTAAATTTTAGAGCAATTGGTTTCTTGGATGTTTGCAGGACCAAAGTTATCCGAGTCCGCTAGAATTTTCACCattataaacaattgcaaagAGACAGTCTGGCCAGCAGTGACTCCTGGGGAGAACTTCAATGGTGGTGGTTTTGTGCTAAAACCGGGCCAGTCAATGGTATTCACCGCCCCAGTAAGCTGGTCTGGCAGGATATGGGGTCGAACGGGCTGCAACTTTGACAAAAATGGCAATGGCTCATGCCAGACCGGGTCCTGTGGCAGCGCCCTCCAGTGTGGAGCCTCAGGAAAGCCCCCAGCAACACTTGCCGAGTTCACATTGGCCGCGCTAGACTTTTATGATGTGAGCCTTGTTGACGGGTTCAACTTGCCGTTGGTTGTGACACCTCTAAATGGTAAGGGGAATTGCAGCGTATCTGGTTGTGACGGGGACCTGAGACCAAATTGCCCTAATGAGCTAGCTGTCAAAGCAAATGGGAAGACCGTTGGATGCAGAAGCGCATGTGACGTGTTCGACACTGATGAGTACTGCTGCAGAGGGCTTTATGGCAATGCTGCTGTGTGTAAACCCACATATTATTCCAAGAAGTTCAAAGAAGCATGCCCTACTGCCTACAGCTATGCTTACGATGATCCGACCAGTATTTTTACTTGCTCGGGCACAGATTATGTCGTCGCTTTCTGCTCAACTAGGTTTGTCATCAGTTAATTACATGCACTGAAAACTGTTTTGAATCTCTCTTTGGGATTTGGATGCAGGGATTAGATAATCGAGGTTCGAAATAAGAAAAGATTTTgaacattgaaatttgattcttgCTCGTATATTTGTAGCTTCAGTAATGTTCTCTTGCCAAATATACGCGCACTTTTGATCGTGCACGCTTTGCAACTAAATATTGATCACTATTTTAGCACTTTGTATCTGATTTTTATTTCCTTGTGGTGCAAGTTATTCACTTTTATTGTTGTTTATATACATGCAGGAAGCAACCAGTGTGCACATATcataaccacaagcttgtgtgTGGTAATGGATCTGGATCAGTAGGTTTAAGGTCATTGAGATGGTGGGCTGTGATGCTTGGAGTGTTAATGATGATTAATTTATGGGTTAATTTTTGAAAACAGAGTTTTATTTGTTAACCTAAGTTTAGAGGCGTGTTTTTTGCATCCCTTTGAACTTGGAAGCAGCACTTCAGAagaatgtcttttttttttcagagaaTTGTCCATGCTGGTTTGTTGTACATGATGATGttcattttattcttttcttttcatagaGAGAATATATTTGGATGCAGTTGGTTTACTcaaacttttcttttctccaCTCTCGATCTTCAA encodes the following:
- the LOC137717111 gene encoding uncharacterized protein, with the protein product MPPSGRLKINFNGAWCRDSQVGGLGVVVRDDKGFFVAAACMNFQDILSPLQAEAMAERACSSWADSRGFRNFFLEGDSLQIEMALRDASTNTSSIGQLVEDTKSILGAITEELCTHVRRQANTVANRLARFSLNVGSQCEWSDQPPSFIIDLLIEDTM
- the LOC137716758 gene encoding pathogenesis-related thaumatin-like protein 3.5 codes for the protein MAKPFNRLMLPLLSVFMVLSGPKLSESARIFTIINNCKETVWPAVTPGENFNGGGFVLKPGQSMVFTAPVSWSGRIWGRTGCNFDKNGNGSCQTGSCGSALQCGASGKPPATLAEFTLAALDFYDVSLVDGFNLPLVVTPLNGKGNCSVSGCDGDLRPNCPNELAVKANGKTVGCRSACDVFDTDEYCCRGLYGNAAVCKPTYYSKKFKEACPTAYSYAYDDPTSIFTCSGTDYVVAFCSTRKQPVCTYHNHKLVCGNGSGSVGLRSLRWWAVMLGVLMMINLWVNF